In Mytilus edulis chromosome 7, xbMytEdul2.2, whole genome shotgun sequence, a single genomic region encodes these proteins:
- the LOC139483554 gene encoding sialate:O-sulfotransferase 2-like has translation MENNFCLLYCKEQGYIYSGTENRGECHCGDDPYQYGPEDVSDYHIKDYDCNRECVGDSEQICGGRWRLSVYETGYVPYKQGRLQYKLVTNNTILVAPANKVLTCRSKIECAKYCQMAENCKVFVISTEIRECRLYYSFTVMCKEVQFAQDFQVYMMK, from the exons ATGGAAAACAACTTTTGTTTGCTTTACTGTAAAGAACAGGGCTACATATACTCTGGAACAGAG AATAGAGGGGAATGTCATTGTGGTGATGACCCGTATCAGTACGGTCCTGAAGATGTAAGTGATTATCACATCAAGGATTATGATTGTAATCGGGAGTGTGTCGGTGATTCTGAACAGATATGTGGGGGTAGATGGAGGTTATCAGTGTATGAAACAG GGTATGTACCGTACAAACAAGGTCGACTTCAGTATAAGCTGGTCACAAATAACACAATACTTGTGGCACCGGCCAACAAAGTCCTGACATGTAGAAGCAAAATTGAATGTGCAAAGTATTGCCAAATGGCTGAGAACTGTAAAGTATTCGTGATTTCTACAGAAATAAGAGAGTGTCGTTTGTATTACAGCTTCACCGTTATGTGTAAGGAAGTTCAGTTCGCACAGGATTTCCAAGTTTATATGATGAAATAG